From the genome of Biomphalaria glabrata chromosome 1, xgBioGlab47.1, whole genome shotgun sequence, one region includes:
- the LOC129924285 gene encoding N66 matrix protein-like yields MGRRNRGAAWKRFKDQLIHRREHQVVCGFRTRQLESNETIRKNNLARRPDYTGYTYNTGYTYNTGNTGYTYNIGNTGYTYNIGNTGYTYNIGNTGYTYNIGNTGYTYNIGNTGYTYNIGNTGYTYNIGNTGYTYNIGNTGYTYNIGNTGYTYNIGSTGYTYNIGNTGYTYNIGNTGYTYNIGNTGYTYNIGNTGYTYNIGNTGYTYNIGNTGYTYNIGSTGYTYNIGNTGYTYNIGNTGYTYNIGNTGYTYNIGNTGYTYNIGNTGYTYNIGNTGYTYNIGNTGYKYNIGNTGYTYNIGNTYNTGNTGYTYNIGNTAIIEISSFWD; encoded by the exons ATGGGTCGACGTAACAGGGGTGCCGcatggaaacgctttaaagatcaGCTTATTCATAGAAGAGAACACCAGGTTGTatgcggcttcagaacaagacagctggag AGTAATGAGACCATTAGAAAAAATAACTTAGCGCGAAGACCAGACTACACAGGCTACACATACAACACAGGCTACACATACAACACAGGCAACACAGGCTACACATACAACATAGGCAACACAGGCTACACATACAACATAGGCAACACAGGCTACACATACAACATAGGCAACACAGGCTACACATACAACATAGGCAACACAGGCTACACATACAACATAGGCAACACAGGCTACACATACAACATAGGCAACACAGGCTACACATACAACATAGGCAACACAGGCTACACATACAACATAGGCAACACAGGCTACACATACAACATAGGCAACACAGGCTACACATACAACATAGGCAGCACAGGCTACACATACAACATAGGCAACACAGGCTACACATACAACATAGGCAACACAGGCTACACATACAACATAGGCAACACAGGCTACACATACAACATAGGCAACACAGGCTACACATACAACATAGGCAACACAGGCTACACATACAACATAGGCAACACAGGCTACACATACAACATAGGCAGCACAGGCTACACATACAACATAGGCAACACAGGCTACACATACAACATAGGCAACACAGGCTACACATACAACATAGGCAACACAGGCTACACATACAACATAGGCAACACAGGCTACACATACAACATAGGCAACACAGGCTACACATACAACATAGGCAACACAGGCTACACATACAACATAGGCAACACAGGCTACAAATACAACATAGGCAACACAGGCTACACATACAACATAGGCAACACATACAACACAGGCAACACAGGCTACACATACAACATAGGCAACACAGCCATCATCGAGATTTCGAGTTTCTGGGATTAA